Proteins from a single region of Corynebacterium pseudogenitalium:
- the smpB gene encoding SsrA-binding protein SmpB — protein sequence MGKKKKQKLSNTGVLATNRKARHDYNILDTWEAGIVLVGTEIKSLREGKVSLVEAFATIDNGEVWLRNMHIPEYSKGHWTNHPPRRTRKLLMHRREIDSLQGKLRDGNRTLIPLSLYLKDGRAKVELGLGQGKQDYDKRQAIKRRTEDREIARDLGRKFKGIKA from the coding sequence ATGGGCAAGAAGAAGAAACAAAAGCTGAGCAACACCGGGGTCCTTGCGACCAACCGGAAAGCGCGCCACGACTACAACATCCTGGACACCTGGGAGGCCGGCATCGTGCTCGTCGGCACCGAGATCAAGTCGCTGCGCGAAGGCAAGGTGTCGCTGGTCGAGGCGTTTGCGACCATCGATAACGGTGAGGTCTGGCTGCGCAACATGCACATCCCGGAGTACTCCAAGGGGCACTGGACGAACCACCCTCCACGCCGGACCCGCAAGCTGCTCATGCACCGCCGCGAAATCGACTCTCTGCAGGGCAAGCTTCGCGACGGCAACCGCACCCTCATCCCGCTCTCGCTCTACCTCAAGGACGGCCGCGCGAAAGTGGAGCTCGGCCTGGGGCAGGGTAAGCAGGACTATGACAAACGCCAAGCCATCAAACGCCGCACCGAGGACCGTGAAATCGCCCGCGACCTCGGCCGGAAGTTCAAAGGCATCAAAGCCTAA
- a CDS encoding SDR family oxidoreductase, whose translation MKHALVTGASRGIGHAIAEELGRDHHIYVGASRDASEVVSALPSAEPFEVDLTDSAVLVEAASNIQELDVLVLAAGVMTPARLTDLSEVDLRRTMEVNVIAPMLLTKALLPALRRSNGLILTINSGAGFFGIDGNSAYCASKFGLRGFTDSLRLEEAGSVRVTSLHPGRTDTDMLHGDTNGPKMTPQSVAKAARLAVDAGPDAVVEFLRITPTA comes from the coding sequence ATGAAGCACGCACTCGTCACCGGGGCATCCCGCGGTATCGGCCACGCGATCGCCGAGGAACTCGGCCGCGACCACCACATCTACGTCGGCGCCTCCCGCGACGCTTCCGAGGTTGTCAGCGCACTGCCCAGCGCGGAACCCTTCGAGGTCGACCTCACCGACAGCGCCGTGCTGGTGGAGGCTGCGTCGAACATTCAAGAGCTCGACGTGCTCGTGCTCGCCGCAGGCGTCATGACGCCCGCCCGCCTCACCGATCTTTCCGAGGTCGACCTGCGCCGCACCATGGAAGTCAACGTGATCGCACCAATGCTGCTCACGAAGGCGCTCTTGCCCGCGCTGCGACGCAGCAACGGCCTCATCCTGACCATCAACTCCGGCGCCGGCTTCTTTGGTATCGACGGCAACTCCGCCTACTGCGCCTCCAAATTCGGCCTACGCGGTTTCACCGATTCCCTTCGCCTGGAGGAAGCCGGTTCCGTCCGCGTGACCTCCCTGCACCCAGGACGAACCGACACCGACATGCTCCACGGTGACACGAACGGCCCAAAGATGACACCACAGTCCGTGGCGAAGGCCGCACGCCTCGCCGTCGACGCCGGTCCGGATGCCGTCGTCGAATTCCTGCGCATCACCCCAACCGCCTAG
- a CDS encoding NAD(P)H-binding protein, producing MTETTTARKNVLYIGGHGKVGLLAAPKLVAAGHTVHSLIRNPDQAADIEALGATPVLRDLTEISVEDWAELLAQYDVAVWGAGNGGRAGAEVTWAVDRDAALASIAGLEKLAAEGKQAPAYVMISYVGATENTTDPSDESWYAYVESKKAVDNKLNSTDLNYLILGPAALTEELARGITVLDKDAEPTGIMTTSRELVADVVTEVVGREILPASPLEFIDGEGSVKDI from the coding sequence ATGACTGAAACGACGACTGCACGCAAGAACGTTCTGTACATCGGTGGCCATGGCAAGGTGGGGCTGTTGGCAGCGCCAAAGCTCGTCGCCGCTGGCCATACTGTCCATTCCCTCATACGCAACCCCGACCAGGCTGCCGATATTGAAGCGCTTGGAGCTACCCCTGTCTTGCGGGACCTAACCGAGATCTCCGTTGAGGACTGGGCTGAGCTCCTTGCCCAGTATGACGTCGCCGTGTGGGGCGCCGGCAACGGTGGACGCGCTGGTGCCGAAGTGACGTGGGCAGTCGACCGCGACGCCGCCCTGGCCTCCATCGCTGGGCTAGAGAAACTGGCTGCGGAGGGGAAACAAGCACCGGCATACGTGATGATCTCCTACGTCGGCGCTACTGAGAACACGACTGATCCTTCCGATGAGTCGTGGTATGCGTATGTTGAGTCGAAGAAGGCCGTCGATAACAAACTGAATTCGACGGATCTCAACTACCTCATCCTTGGCCCGGCGGCGCTGACCGAAGAGCTTGCACGGGGCATTACCGTGCTGGACAAGGATGCTGAGCCCACCGGCATTATGACGACCTCCCGGGAGCTTGTTGCGGACGTTGTCACCGAGGTGGTCGGTCGCGAGATCCTCCCAGCGTCGCCGCTGGAGTTCATTGACGGCGAAGGCAGCGTCAAAGACATCTAG
- a CDS encoding siderophore ABC transporter substrate-binding protein, which produces MIRFSRKTIVAVAAAAAMTLTACSEAESNNASTSETQASASATTTAAENGTVTVTDNYGEKTVPTPPKRVVALDNRTFELLDSWGVKPVAAPKKLVSKDVPGLRDNDDIADIGNHKEPNLEIIVAADPDVIISGQRFEKYDDEIQKLVPNAVLVDFEPRDDEPFDRELIRQTLELGEIFGKQAEAEKTVEDFTKAVQRARDAYDPAQTVMAVNVSGGEIGYVAPGIGRTFGPLFDLIGFTPALKVENASSDHKGDDISVEAIADSNPDWIFALDRDAAIKKEGESPAALSVLSDSAALQNVTAVKENHIYVAPQDTYINESILTYTEILNGIADQLEAAK; this is translated from the coding sequence ATGATTCGTTTTTCACGTAAGACCATCGTGGCTGTTGCGGCCGCCGCAGCGATGACGCTGACCGCCTGCTCTGAAGCAGAGTCGAACAACGCGTCCACTTCGGAGACCCAGGCTAGCGCCTCCGCTACGACGACTGCCGCGGAAAACGGCACCGTGACCGTGACCGACAACTATGGCGAAAAGACTGTGCCGACTCCGCCGAAGCGCGTCGTTGCGCTCGACAACCGCACCTTCGAGCTCCTGGACTCCTGGGGTGTGAAGCCGGTTGCGGCGCCAAAGAAGTTGGTTTCGAAAGATGTTCCGGGCCTGCGAGACAATGACGATATTGCGGACATCGGCAATCACAAGGAGCCGAATCTGGAGATCATCGTTGCAGCTGACCCGGACGTAATCATCTCGGGCCAGCGTTTTGAAAAGTACGACGACGAGATTCAGAAACTTGTTCCGAACGCAGTACTCGTCGACTTCGAACCACGTGACGATGAACCCTTCGACCGTGAGTTGATCCGTCAGACCCTCGAGCTCGGCGAAATCTTCGGTAAGCAGGCCGAAGCGGAGAAAACCGTCGAAGACTTCACCAAGGCAGTACAGCGTGCTCGCGACGCATACGACCCAGCGCAGACCGTGATGGCTGTCAACGTTTCTGGTGGGGAAATCGGATATGTTGCGCCGGGCATCGGCCGCACCTTTGGCCCCCTCTTTGACCTCATCGGTTTCACTCCGGCGCTGAAGGTAGAAAACGCCTCGAGCGACCACAAGGGTGACGATATTTCTGTTGAGGCTATCGCCGACTCCAACCCAGATTGGATCTTCGCCCTTGACCGCGACGCGGCCATTAAGAAGGAAGGGGAGTCCCCGGCTGCTCTGAGCGTGCTGAGCGACTCTGCCGCACTGCAGAATGTCACCGCAGTCAAGGAGAACCACATCTATGTGGCTCCGCAGGACACCTACATCAACGAGTCCATCCTGACCTACACCGAAATCCTGAACGGCATTGCTGACCAGCTGGAGGCCGCCAAGTAA
- a CDS encoding ABC transporter permease, with amino-acid sequence MAQPGTRTHPKLLNWKLGVGLVIVIVLLALSLLVGQYDVFRSSDGWDMFKTTRVPRTIALVLAGAAMAMSGLIMQMLTQNRFVEPTTTGTTEWAGLGLLASYVFLPDGTILQRMIISVTFAFIGTMVFFAFLRRVTLRSSLIVPIVGIMLGAVVSAFSTFWALQTDLLQSLGIWFAGSFTSVISGQYEVLWIVVAVVIAVFFYADRLTAAGLGEDVATNIGLNYGRIILVGTSLVAVAAGVVTVVVGNLPFLGLIVPNIVSMMRGDDLRSNLPWVCLLGVGIVTVCDLLARTIIAPFEIPVSVILGIIGAVVFVFLIVRQSRRA; translated from the coding sequence ATGGCGCAACCGGGTACGCGCACCCACCCCAAACTTCTTAACTGGAAGCTTGGGGTGGGTCTCGTCATTGTGATCGTGCTGCTGGCCCTGTCCTTATTGGTTGGCCAGTACGACGTTTTTCGATCAAGCGACGGCTGGGACATGTTCAAAACCACCCGCGTTCCGCGCACTATCGCGCTGGTGCTTGCTGGCGCCGCGATGGCGATGAGCGGTCTGATCATGCAGATGCTCACGCAGAACCGCTTCGTCGAGCCCACCACGACGGGTACCACCGAGTGGGCTGGCCTGGGCTTGCTGGCGTCGTACGTATTTTTGCCCGACGGCACGATCCTGCAGCGCATGATCATTTCCGTCACCTTCGCATTCATCGGGACGATGGTCTTCTTTGCGTTCCTTCGGAGGGTGACGCTGCGCTCGAGCCTGATCGTCCCGATCGTCGGCATCATGCTCGGCGCCGTTGTCAGCGCATTCTCCACGTTTTGGGCGCTTCAAACTGACCTGCTTCAGTCGCTCGGGATTTGGTTCGCTGGCTCGTTTACCTCAGTGATTTCCGGGCAGTACGAGGTACTCTGGATCGTCGTCGCGGTCGTGATTGCCGTGTTCTTCTACGCCGACCGCCTTACGGCCGCCGGCCTGGGGGAGGACGTCGCCACGAACATTGGCCTTAACTACGGCCGCATCATCTTGGTCGGAACGAGCCTCGTTGCGGTCGCAGCGGGCGTCGTGACGGTGGTCGTCGGCAATCTTCCTTTCCTTGGGCTGATTGTCCCCAACATTGTTTCCATGATGCGTGGCGACGACCTCCGCTCCAACCTTCCGTGGGTTTGCCTCCTCGGCGTAGGCATCGTCACGGTGTGCGACTTGCTGGCCCGCACGATCATCGCCCCGTTCGAGATCCCGGTGTCCGTCATCTTGGGCATCATCGGTGCGGTGGTTTTCGTCTTCTTGATCGTGAGGCAGAGTCGCCGTGCCTAA
- a CDS encoding iron chelate uptake ABC transporter family permease subunit — protein MPKQLIDARFVGAFQSTKSKTRYWIILACLIIAAVGFTAGLLAYGNPMDFGTTGYWLIAKRRLNSVIAMAIVALCQAVATVSFQTVTNNRIITPSIMGFEALYVSIHTSTVFFLGAAGLNNGYTLQMFVLQLVLMVGLSLVLYAWLLSGKHANMHAMLLVGIVIGGGLGSVSTFMQRLLTPSEFDVLTARLFGSVNNADPEYYPVAIPLAVGATALLVFNSRRLNVLALGRDVTVNLGVSHRFHSIFTLVLVSVLMAVSTALVGPMTFLGFLVATLAYQFCDTYDHRYIFPMAVLLGFCVLSGAYFIMNHVFYAQGVVSIIIELVGGITFLAVILKKGRL, from the coding sequence GTGCCTAAACAGCTTATCGACGCCCGCTTCGTCGGAGCCTTCCAATCCACCAAGAGCAAAACCCGCTACTGGATAATTCTTGCGTGCCTTATCATCGCCGCCGTAGGGTTTACTGCCGGTCTGTTGGCGTACGGCAACCCCATGGACTTCGGCACCACCGGATACTGGCTGATTGCGAAGCGCCGTTTGAACTCGGTTATCGCGATGGCGATTGTGGCGCTGTGCCAGGCGGTGGCGACCGTTTCGTTCCAAACGGTGACGAACAACCGCATCATTACGCCGTCCATCATGGGTTTTGAAGCCCTCTACGTGTCGATTCACACCTCGACCGTGTTCTTCCTCGGTGCCGCTGGCCTGAACAATGGATATACGCTCCAGATGTTCGTGCTGCAGCTAGTGCTCATGGTTGGCCTGAGCCTTGTGCTGTACGCGTGGCTGTTGTCCGGAAAGCACGCAAATATGCACGCGATGCTGCTGGTCGGCATCGTGATCGGTGGCGGACTCGGCAGCGTGTCGACGTTCATGCAGCGCCTCCTCACACCAAGCGAGTTCGACGTCCTCACCGCGCGGTTGTTTGGCTCCGTCAACAACGCGGATCCTGAGTACTATCCGGTCGCTATCCCACTCGCGGTCGGCGCCACAGCACTACTGGTCTTCAATTCACGCCGCCTCAACGTCCTCGCACTCGGCAGAGATGTCACCGTGAACCTCGGAGTTAGCCACCGATTCCACTCGATCTTCACATTGGTGCTGGTTTCCGTCTTGATGGCGGTCTCGACCGCGCTCGTCGGACCGATGACGTTCCTGGGGTTCCTCGTAGCGACGCTCGCGTACCAATTCTGCGATACCTACGACCACCGTTACATCTTCCCAATGGCAGTACTGCTGGGATTCTGCGTACTCAGTGGCGCCTACTTCATCATGAACCACGTGTTTTATGCGCAGGGCGTCGTGTCAATCATCATTGAGCTCGTCGGTGGCATCACCTTTTTGGCAGTCATCTTGAAGAAGGGACGCTTATGA
- a CDS encoding ABC transporter ATP-binding protein — translation MITLKEVRKDYGDDVKIGPVNIEIPAGGITALVGPNGAGKSTLLTMIGRLLAIDSGTVEIGRMDVTSAKSKDLAKIISILRQENHFVTRLTVRQLVGFGRFPYSHGRLTPEDEQIISKYIDFLGLHELENRYLDQLSGGQRQRAYVAMVLCQETDYVLLDEPLNNLDIAHSVEMMKHLYSAARDFGRTIIIVLHDINFAAKYADYICATKDGQIAAFGTPREIMNDELLTQIFNTPVHVIEGPDGPLATYH, via the coding sequence ATGATCACGCTGAAAGAAGTCCGCAAAGACTACGGCGACGACGTCAAAATCGGACCCGTCAACATCGAGATTCCCGCTGGTGGCATCACCGCGCTCGTTGGACCGAACGGTGCGGGCAAGTCGACGCTCCTCACGATGATTGGGCGTCTCTTAGCTATCGACTCCGGCACCGTCGAAATCGGCCGTATGGACGTCACCAGCGCTAAATCAAAAGATCTCGCAAAGATCATCTCGATCTTGCGTCAGGAGAACCACTTTGTGACGCGCCTGACGGTGCGCCAGCTCGTCGGCTTCGGGCGCTTCCCGTACAGCCATGGACGTCTCACTCCCGAGGACGAGCAGATCATCTCGAAGTACATCGACTTCCTTGGTCTCCACGAACTCGAAAACCGTTACCTGGATCAGCTCTCAGGAGGGCAGCGTCAGCGCGCTTACGTTGCGATGGTGCTCTGCCAGGAAACTGACTATGTTCTTCTCGACGAACCACTAAACAATCTCGACATTGCACACTCGGTGGAAATGATGAAGCACCTGTACTCCGCCGCGAGGGACTTCGGGCGGACCATCATCATCGTGCTGCACGACATCAACTTCGCAGCGAAGTACGCCGACTACATCTGCGCCACCAAGGATGGTCAGATCGCCGCGTTTGGGACTCCGCGCGAAATCATGAACGACGAGTTGCTCACGCAAATCTTCAACACGCCCGTGCATGTAATTGAGGGCCCGGATGGGCCACTCGCTACATATCACTAA